The following coding sequences are from one bacterium SCSIO 12741 window:
- the nrfH gene encoding cytochrome c nitrite reductase small subunit: MNFKESLLPNKKSRWRPVAVFILSAAIGLGLFMAHEAKVTSYLSDDPQACVNCHVMTPAFNGWMHSSHREWVSCNGCHVPQDNFFNAYYFKAKDGLYHASIFTLRAEPDVMFMREASENVVQDNCIRCHVQQVTETKYADYLKDHTSNRTERKCWSCHREIPHGKIQGMSTVKYDLAPRPTDKVEAVIPEWLQNELNK, translated from the coding sequence ATGAATTTTAAGGAATCGCTTCTACCGAACAAAAAATCAAGATGGCGCCCGGTCGCTGTTTTTATCCTATCTGCCGCTATAGGCTTGGGATTGTTTATGGCTCATGAAGCTAAAGTGACCTCCTATTTATCCGATGATCCCCAGGCTTGTGTTAACTGCCATGTGATGACGCCGGCCTTTAATGGTTGGATGCACAGTTCACACCGGGAGTGGGTGAGCTGTAATGGATGCCACGTTCCACAAGACAATTTTTTCAATGCCTATTACTTTAAGGCGAAAGACGGCTTGTACCACGCTTCCATTTTTACCCTGCGAGCAGAGCCAGACGTTATGTTTATGCGAGAGGCTTCTGAAAATGTGGTTCAGGACAATTGCATTCGCTGCCACGTTCAGCAGGTAACCGAGACCAAATACGCTGATTACCTAAAAGATCACACGTCCAATAGAACGGAAAGAAAATGCTGGAGTTGCCACCGTGAAATTCCACATGGTAAAATACAAGGAATGTCAACCGTAAAGTATGACTTAGCTCCCCGCCCAACAGATAAGGTGGAAGCCGTTATTCCGGAATGGTTGCAAAACGAATTGAATAAATAA
- a CDS encoding rhodanese-like domain-containing protein translates to MSKIIALLLVLSAHVAWAQQVENREFNELLKNELRHDVPEIDVAALSSMQDYVLIDARSMEEYQVSHLEGARQIDFIHFDLNKLKDVPKDRTIVVYCSVGSRSEKVAKVLIDNGYTKTLNLYGGIFEWSNQGKPMVNESGEPTQAIHGVSKEWAKWISQGKVIL, encoded by the coding sequence ATGTCTAAAATTATTGCTCTTTTGTTGGTGTTGAGCGCTCATGTAGCATGGGCGCAGCAGGTTGAAAATCGTGAGTTTAATGAGCTTTTGAAAAATGAACTCAGGCACGACGTCCCGGAAATTGATGTGGCTGCCTTAAGCTCTATGCAAGACTATGTACTTATCGATGCTCGATCTATGGAAGAATACCAGGTATCTCATCTGGAAGGCGCTCGTCAAATTGACTTTATCCATTTCGATTTAAACAAGCTCAAGGATGTTCCCAAAGACAGAACCATTGTGGTCTATTGCTCAGTTGGAAGTAGAAGTGAAAAGGTGGCAAAAGTTCTGATCGACAACGGTTATACCAAAACCTTAAATCTCTACGGCGGAATTTTCGAGTGGAGTAATCAAGGTAAACCGATGGTGAATGAAAGCGGTGAGCCTACTCAAGCGATTCACGGTGTGTCTAAAGAATGGGCCAAGTGGATAAGCCAGGGAAAGGTTATTCTATAA
- a CDS encoding T9SS type A sorting domain-containing protein, which produces MRLFIDGVSPEEFSFSYYPDPWQDRIDLHASNNYWHSIGATRAYGRNEFGLFDEYAFYDFVLNPTLVAKHHDRALNHGEHYSYTDDLIYCGSGADSDPDQGDGSIFAKYFPPGYAGSGISGAGIDFPMKQYEESPFPRYLPENELIRNIPWVGMQYLGGSNANNYLNGNQNLPLMYAEAGKLNAELALHWNYFAQIERDNTDWAPLKDFANAHPDLPICDIINWGQIPAPQVNREDLGSAYYLKDPTGQNFNYLDNNGNPHVLWDPASPAGQVEMDGINKASLVDQHMEGLQRPLNLLNENGEVHPLATRWSWDEHYNGFNADLKNEFDAYGGTWKHFQGKKKTDLRVAYRNAIYANYPALNDHKTKFSYYSVDAAGGHYVYDSWAWNEVKQVQRNFDGSNFYSTPDIYPARPEKWFETFGGMNHGMDYLGITRQAEVDQGDVLSSPYVCAGWGTDPTNNLAPGPWLGLLKAMGVAGAEFYYTGFFSNVPDYHTSVNGTHTNQDARTWAWQLLMPSYAQAVTSRYEDLLRNGTLMNDPDLIDGSTGIPFINILGGGTNVYTTARKGSNSTNGLTEYAISTSIQPLSNSQPPTSKTMLLEDFDGGVMGDITLESRTQGSTYLLRKHDNANQGSTYNQWVLIQLDKWHEPYHPQWWSSDYAFEAEVADEVWMGNRGHVDPKAMTVLTRIVDPNTGQETIPSQTDMDFSHFVSYYSFGNTTIPGGGGSGGSGQSGCSFTSEFGPAEQHPRLSYKFRVQADGDSYRLFIRARLKPGTTGETAANIQLVDEGREEQILSDYIRCITSNDWEWYTIGLCGNVDLDNLDKGYYFLDVYPNDAGFEIDQLVLDKDKDSTVLLGQSMACSNNSYPHLGTTSLPENEACTTSTFTHAVACSGKAIQFSTFITPKLPSSCGPVAKYGWQVLDASSTLIESVALAVGNTVLPPSGVPNSLFGGTHERPLITYPSAGTYTVIMEVEIGGLVQSISKTVTVYDNPSVSVLLNGGTGPITVCEGQSVQLSSTVTGGTAGYTYSWFPSLTTEFPNKANTTAYPNEYNGVANGSSPFKQNQYKLTVTDTNGCVGEDEAPVITVNKPLQVTITSPTHANLEVCHGLTGGSTAPNKVEITADVCTTSCTTNYSTPVGALSYQWDVGNNQIASGFNSQTAQLANPNGLETKVYQVTVTDVNGCKGDTHAVVTVNPSTISVDVGNATSSARISRCLGTTGVINSATEIGSAISSSGGSGTLTLSWSAESLGANGTTPFSTNAGNDEADFGNVSTALEPTLYTITATDANGCTGEGHIWLDVIEIDPQIESFERVCETNTAVSVDLVATPDHAGYLYTWSSPNTSPTPTFTCTTNCVQTAVSLAVPTTFGDSTTYDIDLQVTEPILSCSETVTKTIKVVHDNCASRGSEEVEPNSDPEGDEVIEKELENGSSILLYPNPNNGVFQIQFTGELENEILQVVVMDLQGKVITHRIKEDQSRLQFELDELPKGVYLIRVFNENHNLRVGTVID; this is translated from the coding sequence GTGCGCTTATTCATTGATGGAGTGAGTCCGGAGGAGTTTAGTTTTAGCTACTATCCAGATCCCTGGCAAGATAGAATCGACTTGCATGCATCGAATAATTATTGGCACTCTATTGGTGCAACCCGGGCTTATGGAAGAAATGAATTCGGTCTTTTTGATGAATATGCCTTTTATGACTTTGTGTTGAACCCCACTTTGGTTGCCAAACACCACGATCGGGCCCTGAACCATGGGGAGCACTATTCTTATACCGATGATTTGATATACTGTGGTTCTGGTGCTGATTCAGATCCGGATCAAGGTGACGGGTCCATTTTCGCCAAGTACTTTCCTCCTGGATATGCAGGTTCGGGAATTTCGGGTGCCGGGATTGATTTTCCCATGAAACAGTATGAAGAGAGTCCCTTTCCACGATACCTTCCTGAAAATGAATTGATTCGAAACATTCCTTGGGTTGGAATGCAATACCTGGGAGGAAGTAATGCCAACAACTACCTGAATGGCAATCAAAACCTCCCATTGATGTATGCCGAAGCTGGAAAACTTAATGCCGAGTTAGCCCTTCATTGGAACTATTTTGCTCAAATAGAGCGAGACAATACAGACTGGGCTCCGTTGAAAGATTTCGCTAATGCTCATCCTGATTTACCCATCTGTGACATCATTAACTGGGGGCAGATTCCAGCACCGCAAGTAAATAGAGAAGACTTAGGGAGCGCTTACTACCTAAAGGATCCAACGGGCCAGAATTTCAATTATTTAGACAATAATGGGAATCCTCATGTGCTGTGGGATCCGGCCTCGCCGGCAGGTCAGGTTGAAATGGATGGCATTAATAAAGCCAGTTTGGTCGATCAGCACATGGAGGGACTTCAGCGTCCATTGAACCTATTGAATGAAAATGGAGAAGTTCACCCTTTGGCTACCCGTTGGAGTTGGGATGAACACTACAACGGATTTAATGCCGACCTAAAGAACGAATTCGATGCCTATGGAGGGACCTGGAAACATTTTCAAGGGAAAAAGAAAACCGATTTGAGGGTGGCCTATAGAAATGCCATCTATGCTAATTACCCCGCTTTAAATGATCATAAAACCAAATTTTCCTACTACTCTGTAGATGCCGCTGGCGGTCATTATGTCTATGATTCCTGGGCTTGGAATGAGGTCAAGCAGGTTCAAAGGAATTTTGATGGAAGTAATTTCTATTCCACGCCAGACATATACCCAGCCCGTCCCGAGAAATGGTTTGAGACCTTTGGTGGTATGAACCATGGCATGGATTATTTGGGAATTACGCGTCAAGCCGAAGTGGATCAGGGAGATGTCTTGAGCTCCCCGTACGTATGTGCCGGATGGGGTACCGATCCAACAAACAACCTGGCTCCTGGACCCTGGTTAGGATTATTGAAAGCCATGGGCGTTGCTGGAGCCGAATTCTACTACACCGGTTTTTTCTCGAATGTCCCAGATTATCATACCTCGGTGAACGGAACTCATACAAACCAGGATGCCCGAACCTGGGCCTGGCAGTTGTTGATGCCTTCCTATGCCCAAGCTGTAACCAGTAGATATGAGGATCTGCTGAGGAATGGAACCTTAATGAATGATCCTGATCTTATCGATGGATCAACGGGCATTCCCTTTATCAATATTTTGGGAGGTGGTACCAATGTTTATACAACAGCAAGAAAGGGTTCCAATTCTACAAACGGGTTGACCGAGTATGCTATTTCTACTTCCATTCAACCGCTTTCCAACAGCCAACCGCCTACCAGCAAAACCATGCTTCTGGAAGACTTTGATGGAGGTGTGATGGGAGATATTACTTTGGAGAGCAGAACCCAGGGAAGTACTTACCTTCTTCGCAAGCATGATAATGCCAACCAAGGTTCAACCTATAATCAATGGGTATTAATTCAGCTGGATAAATGGCATGAACCTTATCACCCCCAATGGTGGAGTAGTGACTACGCTTTTGAAGCAGAAGTGGCCGATGAAGTTTGGATGGGAAATAGAGGTCATGTAGATCCCAAGGCCATGACTGTATTGACCCGAATCGTGGACCCGAATACAGGTCAAGAAACCATACCTTCTCAAACGGATATGGATTTCTCCCATTTTGTGTCTTACTATTCCTTCGGCAATACCACCATTCCAGGTGGTGGCGGTTCAGGAGGATCAGGGCAATCGGGTTGCAGTTTTACCAGCGAATTTGGCCCTGCGGAGCAGCATCCACGTCTCAGTTACAAGTTTCGCGTGCAAGCTGATGGAGATTCCTACCGTTTATTTATCAGAGCTCGCTTGAAGCCCGGAACAACGGGTGAAACTGCTGCCAATATTCAATTGGTAGACGAAGGAAGAGAAGAGCAAATTCTTTCCGATTATATCCGTTGTATAACGAGCAACGATTGGGAGTGGTACACCATTGGATTATGCGGTAATGTGGATCTCGATAACCTGGATAAAGGTTATTACTTTCTGGATGTATATCCCAATGATGCAGGGTTTGAAATTGACCAGTTGGTTTTGGATAAAGACAAGGACAGCACCGTGCTGTTAGGGCAGTCTATGGCCTGCTCCAACAATTCGTACCCACATTTAGGAACCACTTCGCTTCCTGAAAATGAGGCCTGCACGACTTCTACGTTTACCCACGCTGTAGCTTGTTCCGGAAAGGCCATTCAGTTCTCCACGTTCATTACGCCAAAACTTCCTTCCTCTTGTGGCCCCGTTGCGAAATATGGCTGGCAGGTTCTTGACGCTTCCAGTACGCTGATTGAATCTGTGGCCTTGGCAGTTGGAAATACAGTACTTCCTCCTTCCGGAGTGCCCAACTCCCTATTTGGGGGTACTCATGAAAGACCATTGATTACTTACCCATCGGCTGGAACTTACACGGTGATCATGGAAGTGGAAATCGGTGGATTGGTCCAATCCATCAGCAAAACCGTTACGGTATATGACAATCCTTCGGTAAGCGTATTGCTTAATGGGGGGACAGGGCCTATAACCGTTTGCGAGGGGCAAAGCGTTCAGTTGAGTTCAACGGTTACGGGTGGAACAGCTGGGTACACTTATTCCTGGTTTCCTTCTCTTACCACTGAATTTCCCAATAAAGCTAACACCACAGCGTATCCGAATGAATACAATGGTGTGGCGAATGGAAGTTCACCATTTAAGCAAAATCAGTACAAGTTGACCGTGACGGATACAAACGGTTGTGTGGGCGAAGACGAAGCTCCGGTTATTACAGTAAACAAACCTTTGCAAGTGACAATTACTTCTCCCACACATGCCAATCTGGAGGTTTGCCATGGTCTAACAGGAGGAAGCACCGCTCCGAACAAAGTGGAGATAACTGCCGACGTTTGCACAACTTCTTGTACCACCAATTATTCGACACCTGTTGGTGCCCTGAGTTATCAATGGGATGTGGGGAATAACCAGATTGCTTCTGGATTCAACTCCCAAACCGCTCAATTGGCCAATCCAAACGGATTGGAAACCAAGGTGTATCAGGTAACCGTAACCGATGTGAATGGATGTAAGGGAGATACACATGCCGTGGTCACTGTTAATCCTTCTACGATATCGGTAGATGTGGGCAATGCGACCAGTTCAGCCCGAATCTCGAGATGTTTGGGTACCACAGGAGTCATTAATTCGGCCACAGAAATCGGTTCGGCAATAAGTTCGAGTGGTGGTTCTGGAACCCTGACGTTATCCTGGTCAGCCGAATCTTTGGGTGCCAATGGAACCACGCCATTTTCGACCAATGCCGGAAACGATGAAGCTGATTTTGGCAACGTGTCAACGGCATTAGAACCCACCTTGTACACCATAACAGCAACCGATGCCAATGGCTGTACTGGAGAAGGACATATTTGGTTAGATGTGATTGAAATAGATCCTCAAATTGAATCTTTTGAAAGGGTTTGTGAGACTAATACGGCTGTTTCGGTTGACCTTGTGGCCACCCCTGATCATGCAGGTTATCTCTACACCTGGTCGAGCCCAAATACGAGCCCGACTCCAACTTTCACCTGTACCACCAATTGCGTGCAAACGGCTGTTAGTTTAGCGGTTCCAACCACTTTTGGTGATTCTACCACCTATGACATCGATCTGCAGGTGACGGAACCCATTCTTTCCTGTAGCGAGACTGTCACCAAGACCATTAAAGTGGTTCATGACAATTGTGCGTCAAGGGGTTCAGAAGAAGTCGAGCCCAATTCAGATCCGGAAGGAGATGAGGTGATTGAAAAGGAATTGGAAAATGGATCATCCATTTTACTCTATCCAAACCCCAACAATGGTGTTTTCCAAATCCAATTTACCGGTGAATTGGAAAACGAGATTTTACAGGTGGTCGTTATGGATCTACAAGGTAAAGTCATTACTCACCGCATAAAAGAAGATCAATCACGTCTTCAATTCGAACTGGATGAACTTCCAAAAGGAGTTTACCTGATTCGGGTATTTAATGAAAATCACAACCTACGGGTAGGTACCGTGATCGATTAG
- a CDS encoding M3 family metallopeptidase: protein MAHLSIKPILLFMLGLTVMVGCKQEEDKAENTEAPMIENPLLKEWTGPYGGVPNFDLMKVGEVKAAMVQGMDMNLKEIEAIANNTEAPTFENTIEAMERAGQPLNRAFAYYGILQSNMSSPEFREVASELAPLFSEFRSKINQNEKLFQRVKAVYDASQQNPLPADQQRVVDLTYTGFMMSGAELDQEKKARYAAISKELSGLYTKFSNNVLHDEENYVTFLNEDQLGGLPEGYIKSAAKIAADKGQEGKYAVTNTRSSMDPFLTYSTERDLREKVWSNYYSRGDNGDEYDNNELIAEILRLRRERVELLGYKNYAEWRLQDRMAKTPENAMNLMEAVWPAAIARVAEEVEEMQAIADANGDNITIEPWDYRFYAEKVRKAKYDLNSDEVKQYLQLDKLTEAMHYVAGRLFNYEFTPVPDGQVSVYHEDVKVWEVTDKTSGKNVGLWYLDPYARQGKRSGAWANTFRGHSNLDGEKNVLATNNSNFVKPAPGEALLVSWDDAITFFHEFGHALHFFSSNVKYPTLNGGVRDYTEFQSQLLERWLSTDEVINNYLVHNKTGEPIPAELVAKIKNASTFNQGFATTEYLASALMDMKLHLADPATIDIDAFERETLTALNMPKELPMRHRTPHFGHVFSGEGYATAYYGYMWADVLTADAVEAFMEAPGGYYDEDLAAKMVTHLFAPRNSIDPAEAYRLFRGRDANIEALMRDRGFPVPEK, encoded by the coding sequence ATGGCACATCTTAGCATCAAACCCATTCTTCTGTTTATGTTAGGCTTAACTGTGATGGTTGGCTGCAAACAGGAAGAGGATAAAGCAGAAAACACAGAAGCACCTATGATCGAAAACCCACTATTAAAAGAATGGACAGGACCCTATGGCGGAGTACCCAATTTTGATCTAATGAAGGTCGGCGAAGTAAAAGCAGCCATGGTTCAAGGAATGGACATGAACCTGAAGGAGATTGAAGCCATCGCCAACAACACGGAAGCTCCAACTTTTGAAAACACCATCGAAGCGATGGAACGGGCGGGCCAACCCTTGAACAGAGCTTTTGCCTACTACGGAATTCTCCAAAGCAATATGTCTTCGCCTGAATTTAGAGAAGTGGCTTCTGAATTGGCTCCCCTCTTTTCGGAGTTTCGTTCGAAAATCAATCAAAACGAAAAACTGTTTCAGCGCGTTAAGGCCGTTTATGATGCCTCTCAGCAAAATCCCCTTCCTGCAGACCAGCAGCGTGTGGTTGACTTAACCTACACCGGATTCATGATGAGCGGAGCTGAATTGGACCAAGAGAAAAAAGCACGCTATGCAGCAATCAGCAAAGAATTGTCTGGACTGTACACCAAGTTTTCGAACAACGTATTGCACGACGAGGAAAACTATGTGACCTTTTTAAACGAGGATCAATTGGGTGGTCTACCTGAAGGGTATATCAAGTCAGCCGCAAAAATTGCCGCAGATAAAGGACAAGAAGGAAAGTATGCGGTAACGAACACCCGCTCTTCTATGGACCCGTTCCTTACTTACTCTACCGAAAGAGATCTACGTGAAAAAGTGTGGAGCAACTACTACTCTCGGGGAGACAACGGTGACGAATACGACAACAATGAATTGATTGCTGAAATCTTGAGATTGCGTCGCGAACGTGTAGAACTTTTGGGCTATAAAAATTATGCAGAATGGCGCTTACAAGATCGCATGGCTAAAACTCCTGAAAATGCCATGAATTTGATGGAAGCTGTTTGGCCTGCGGCTATTGCTCGTGTGGCTGAAGAGGTAGAAGAAATGCAAGCCATTGCTGACGCCAACGGAGACAACATTACCATTGAACCCTGGGATTACCGTTTTTATGCTGAAAAAGTGCGTAAAGCGAAATACGATCTCAACTCTGATGAAGTAAAACAGTACCTGCAATTGGATAAACTTACCGAAGCCATGCACTACGTAGCTGGAAGGCTGTTTAACTACGAGTTTACCCCGGTTCCAGATGGTCAAGTTTCGGTTTATCACGAGGATGTAAAAGTTTGGGAAGTAACGGACAAAACTTCAGGTAAAAATGTAGGCCTTTGGTACCTCGATCCTTATGCACGACAAGGAAAGCGCTCTGGTGCATGGGCCAATACCTTTAGAGGTCATTCTAACCTGGATGGTGAGAAAAATGTTTTGGCCACCAACAACTCCAACTTTGTAAAACCTGCTCCGGGTGAAGCCCTTTTGGTTTCCTGGGACGATGCCATTACCTTCTTCCATGAATTTGGTCATGCTTTGCACTTCTTTTCTTCAAACGTGAAGTATCCAACACTTAATGGCGGAGTAAGAGACTACACAGAATTTCAATCCCAACTACTGGAACGCTGGTTGTCTACTGACGAGGTGATCAACAATTACCTGGTTCACAACAAAACGGGTGAGCCTATCCCAGCAGAGTTGGTTGCCAAGATTAAAAATGCATCAACTTTCAACCAAGGATTTGCCACTACTGAGTACCTGGCCTCTGCCTTGATGGATATGAAACTTCACCTGGCCGATCCTGCTACCATCGATATTGATGCCTTTGAGCGTGAAACGTTGACTGCTCTTAACATGCCTAAGGAATTGCCGATGCGCCATAGAACACCGCATTTTGGTCATGTATTTTCAGGTGAAGGTTATGCCACAGCCTACTACGGCTACATGTGGGCCGATGTGCTAACAGCTGATGCTGTAGAAGCATTCATGGAAGCTCCTGGCGGATACTATGATGAAGATTTGGCGGCCAAAATGGTTACCCACTTATTCGCTCCACGCAACTCCATCGATCCAGCTGAAGCGTATCGCTTGTTTAGAGGGCGTGACGCCAATATTGAGGCTTTGATGCGCGACCGTGGATTCCCAGTACCTGAGAAGTAA
- a CDS encoding TolC family protein translates to MYYRRFRSTAKLILFSIGLSILCFEGSAQEIRMGILSEYESSPAMDSILDQVISEVDEITGYGHKVSSSSDLRILGISTKGSLQMAYRKLASNSDVVLLFGGLSMQAALQESEFKVPTIGVGIIDPHLQNIPYKNGASGVKNFTYIWAANNVKSDLGEFQKITPFKTLSVLVNGTSEVTFDHEKGEKLLDSLEQQLNAKIHIVPVNDDIEKSMTQIPPNTDAVYLSMLEGKLPSEIQQIADDLVAKGIPSFSASKWHVDNGILSCKSDKNDFTQVIRRMGIRVDEWLSGEPLEDMQVNLNFTNELFLNMETARRLEFSPPFEIIFVANLVQQDASDAPTYSLNQIMEKAIQANFDIKITQQDITLADLDIKTARSNILPNLELGGNAVQVNPERGIAFADSPEQSVEANLSLNQVIYSEEVIANIKISKYIQKAQLYDTEADVLQILLDTYLEYFNVLTAKTRLVVERENLSNFSTNLELARIRADLGSVSKADIYRWESEVASAKQRVVEAESRVIVAKYKLNTFLANSLEDNFDIVDIGIDDQLFQQFRDGPISQNIGSPQDLLFTMDFLVSEAVNYNPNKLQILENIQASQRQYEMNKRLLYTPTVALQAQTAQRLYRGGAGSEPMPGQTFNDNSWQVALSLKYPLYTGNRRRVARQQSQVQLEQLNYSRESLDQNLELAVRSNVMSMLTATSRIEFSRVSSENALKNFELIQNSYKEGSVSVTQLIDAQQSALQAKLEYAISVYEYIQSQLQLEYAVGFFSLQAPPEQIDAFEKRFLEFNSDN, encoded by the coding sequence ATGTACTATCGGCGTTTTCGCTCAACCGCCAAACTAATCTTATTCAGTATTGGCTTATCGATTCTGTGCTTTGAAGGCAGCGCTCAGGAAATTCGAATGGGAATACTTTCCGAGTATGAGTCCTCCCCTGCCATGGATTCTATATTGGACCAAGTGATTTCAGAAGTGGATGAAATCACTGGATATGGCCACAAGGTGAGTTCAAGTTCAGATCTTCGCATCTTAGGAATAAGTACCAAGGGCAGCCTTCAAATGGCCTACCGCAAATTGGCCAGCAACTCTGACGTGGTTTTGCTTTTTGGTGGACTAAGTATGCAGGCGGCCCTGCAAGAGTCGGAATTTAAAGTACCTACCATTGGAGTCGGAATCATTGATCCACATCTACAAAATATTCCTTACAAAAATGGCGCTTCGGGGGTTAAAAACTTCACTTATATCTGGGCGGCTAACAACGTGAAAAGTGATTTGGGCGAATTTCAAAAAATCACCCCATTCAAAACGCTTAGCGTTCTCGTTAACGGAACCTCAGAAGTAACCTTTGACCATGAAAAGGGCGAAAAATTATTGGATTCTCTGGAGCAACAACTGAATGCCAAAATTCACATTGTTCCCGTAAACGACGACATCGAAAAATCCATGACTCAAATTCCGCCTAACACCGATGCGGTATACTTGTCCATGTTGGAAGGAAAACTACCTTCCGAAATCCAACAAATTGCAGATGATCTCGTGGCAAAAGGCATACCGTCCTTTTCGGCCAGCAAATGGCATGTGGACAATGGCATTTTATCCTGTAAATCAGATAAAAACGACTTTACCCAAGTAATCCGTAGAATGGGAATTCGAGTGGATGAATGGCTAAGTGGTGAACCTTTAGAAGACATGCAGGTGAATCTCAACTTTACCAATGAACTCTTTCTCAACATGGAAACGGCCAGAAGGTTGGAGTTCTCACCTCCCTTCGAAATCATTTTTGTGGCCAATCTGGTTCAGCAGGATGCAAGTGATGCACCCACGTATTCCTTGAATCAAATTATGGAGAAAGCTATTCAAGCCAACTTCGATATCAAAATCACGCAACAAGACATTACCCTGGCCGATCTTGATATCAAGACCGCTCGCTCCAATATTCTCCCAAATCTGGAATTAGGAGGCAACGCGGTTCAAGTCAATCCGGAAAGAGGTATAGCTTTTGCCGATTCTCCGGAGCAATCTGTGGAAGCCAACCTTTCTTTGAATCAAGTCATCTACTCTGAGGAAGTAATAGCCAACATCAAAATTTCGAAATACATCCAAAAGGCCCAGCTCTATGATACCGAAGCTGATGTTCTTCAAATTTTGTTGGATACCTACTTAGAATACTTCAACGTACTAACCGCTAAAACTCGCCTTGTGGTTGAACGGGAAAATCTTTCCAATTTTTCTACTAACCTGGAGCTGGCACGGATTCGGGCCGATTTGGGTTCGGTGAGCAAAGCTGACATCTACCGTTGGGAAAGTGAGGTAGCCTCAGCCAAACAACGGGTAGTGGAAGCCGAGTCAAGAGTTATTGTAGCTAAGTATAAATTGAACACATTTTTGGCCAATTCCCTGGAGGATAACTTTGATATTGTAGATATCGGTATCGATGATCAACTCTTCCAACAGTTTCGTGATGGTCCAATTTCACAGAATATTGGTTCTCCACAGGATTTACTTTTCACCATGGATTTTCTGGTTTCCGAAGCAGTGAATTACAACCCCAACAAGCTCCAGATATTGGAGAACATCCAGGCCTCACAACGTCAATACGAAATGAATAAGAGGTTGCTCTATACCCCCACCGTTGCTCTGCAGGCTCAAACGGCTCAGCGACTTTACAGGGGAGGAGCAGGTTCTGAACCCATGCCAGGTCAAACTTTTAATGACAACTCTTGGCAGGTAGCCTTATCGCTCAAGTATCCGCTATACACCGGAAATCGGCGACGGGTAGCTCGTCAGCAAAGCCAAGTACAGCTGGAACAGCTCAACTACTCTCGGGAAAGCCTGGATCAGAACTTAGAATTGGCCGTGAGATCCAATGTAATGAGCATGCTCACTGCCACCAGTCGAATTGAATTTAGTCGGGTCTCTTCTGAAAATGCCCTTAAAAACTTTGAACTGATTCAAAACAGCTACAAAGAAGGTAGCGTATCCGTCACCCAGCTCATCGATGCTCAGCAATCGGCTTTGCAGGCTAAGCTGGAATATGCCATATCGGTATACGAATACATACAATCACAACTTCAGCTGGAATACGCCGTAGGGTTCTTTTCGCTACAAGCTCCACCTGAGCAGATTGACGCCTTTGAGAAACGTTTTTTAGAGTTTAACAGTGATAATTAA